In Hippoglossus hippoglossus isolate fHipHip1 chromosome 24, fHipHip1.pri, whole genome shotgun sequence, a single genomic region encodes these proteins:
- the atp6v1d gene encoding V-type proton ATPase subunit D, whose translation MSGKDRLDVFPSRMVQTIMKARLKGAQTGRNLLKKKADALSMRFRQILRKIIETKTKMGEVMREAAFSLAEAKFAAGDFSTTVIQNVNKAQVKVRAKRDNVAGVTLPVFEHYQEGGDSYELTGLARGGEQVSRLKRNYARAVELLVELASLQTSFVTLDEAIKITNRRVNAIEHVIIPRIERTLTYIITELDEREREEFYRLKKIQEKKKQLRERTELEIAARLAKLGPIAEPSNMLMEEMDEDMLFE comes from the exons ATGTCCGGAAAGGACAGGCTCGACGTTTTCCCCTCCAGGAT GGTTCAGACCATCATGAAAGCTCGGCTGAAAGGGGCGCAGACCGGCCGCAACCTGCTCAAGAAGAAGGCCGACGCCCTCTCCATGCGCTTCCGTCAGATCCTTCGCAAGATTATTGAG ACCAAGACCAAGATGGGGGAGGTGATGAGAGAGGCGGCCTTCTCTTTGGCTGAAGCCAAATTTGCAGCTGGAGACTTCAG CACAACTGTAATCCAGAACGTCAACAAAGCCCAAGTGAAGGTCCGAGCCAAGAGAGACAACGTGGCAG GTGTCACCCTGCCGGTGTTTGAGCACTACCAGGAAGGCGGCGACA GTTATGAACTGACCGGTCTggccagaggaggagagcaggtcTCCAGGTTGAAGAGGAACTATGCCagagctgtggagctgctggtaGAGCTGGCCTCCTTACAG ACATCCTTTGTCACTCTGGACGAAGCCATAAAAATCACCAACCGCCGTGTGAATGCTATCGAGCACG TGATTATCCCGAGGATTGAGCGCACCCTCACCTACATCATCACAGAGCTGgatgagagagagcgagaggagttCTACAG GCTGAAAAAGAtccaagagaagaagaagcagctcaGGGAAAGGACCGAATTGGAGATCGCGGCGCGCCTGGCTAAGCTGGGTCCCATCGCGGAGCCCAGCAACAtgctgatggaggagatggaCGAGGACATGCTATTCGAGTGA